acattaaaataatacaaatataattatgcaaatttatataatttaaaaataatgttataaatttagctatttgttttcttttttaaatttttaattataattcgaaaaaaatacttattaaggagaatattataatgttatattttacaggattaatataatttttggtatatatacaataattttaaaattatcattcTCTTCGAAAAATCATAGAACGAACAACATATTGtaggaataatatatttatgattttaatagtatttttaataaaatattattcacttatatatttacgtcGATCGATTATGCATCgccaaaaaaatatgttccttatattatgtatctttaaaagaataaataaaaaatatgtatattctttctaaaattataagcaaaaaattacaaaaccatatatattagtaaaatatattgttattcattttcatttcttatgtatatattacatcATGCATATACTATacttatttgtaattttacttcattttatatatttttaaattaacgaaattatttgtaatatttctaTACCATTTCTGATTctagtttcttttttttcttttttcttttattcttatttaatattttttctaaatatatataaataattaatagagaaataaaaaattatgtaaatgaaTGTAGGGATTTTTAATTCAGAAACGGCgatataaattaaacttaattaaaaggagaaatattaaaaaattatagtaaaacaatagaatattattttttttttgtttttagaatatatatttcttcatatattatgtatatccTTAGATATttcacttaaaaaaaaaaaattatacactaaaaaaaattgagtcCGCTTAGGGAGGAATtgatgaatattttttataattaaattaagaaaaatatttttttcttttattattactactattgtattattataatataattaatatttcaataaaaattaGTACTTTTccctaaataaatatttataaaatttgaatTAAGTATGGTATAGCATTCTTAACAttagtaattattattttaatatatacaggaatatataatgtatgtattctctatattctatattctatataaaataaatattcaaatataaaaagtatttacgtatttatataagaatttattgtaaaaatgactaataaaatataactaatttactatatttaataagtagattatatattataaatattaattagttaattcaaattatttaattttaaaaaaagttcttttttttttaattaagattatgataaatataatatgtttgaaatttatttttcatcataGATGCTTTGAAGAGTGTTATagttatgtatattttttacgtacTTAAGAAgcaatgataaaaaaaaaattttaaaaagaattttgctttttattattagatgtatattataatattattaacttcTTTATATTGATTATATTGTAATACTAAGTGTCTATATTATggggaaaaaacaaaagacaatcatatttattaattttttgggGTTCATCTTTTTATCTTGGATATGTCATTTTTACATTGATGTtgtatgataaaattatttaaggatatttgaaatactaatatttttctgttttttttttttaatactttttttttttcctctaacttatttatattattaaataacaaatatttacaattatttttttagagcATGTTCAATATTTCACTGCATAATTACTGCGAGCTTAAgaaaatactaaaaataaggaattaTAGATTACTAGGAAAGTATAAACATAATATggatttaaattttatatgtacaaaagaagaaatacCAAATATTGGattaaataatagaaaaaatatatgtaataatgaagaaagtgtgaaaacaaaaatgaagcaGTCAAATGGAAGTTCACCAGGAAATACAAGATGtcataaaaaacatatgaaaCATAAAACTTGTacatttgaaacaaaaaaatattctcatTTGGAAAGAAAGATATTCAAGGAACTTGATTATCaggattttcttaaaaacaacAGAACAATTAGTGATAAgttgtacaaaaaaataataattaaaaaatacagattACGGTTTGCTTTGCCTTTAGTATTGTTTTTCTTGTTCTCATTAGGATTAATATTAGATTTTTCTTGTAATTGTGGCCTTAGGAGGGGGTTATATAAGTTATTGAGTTTTTCATTAAGTCCGTTAATAATGGGAAATTTTCACACTTATTTGAAGGACAATGTAGACTCGTTTTTCAAGTATTCAGTACCAAAAAGTAGTGGAAATGGTactacttatttttatataacaccgttttttgattttctaatatattgcGTACTCTGTTTTATATTTGGTATAACTCTTATATCaggaattatttattaccataacaaagttaaaaaatttgataaaattaaatataagaaaaggtaaaatttGTTATAACAGATATCTTTCGACTTACGAAGAAGTCAttaatatgaagaaaaaaatgtaatatctTGAATTTTTACACTtatcaaacatatatataatttgatgtttttttgtaaatttacctatatacatatgattTTTCTGATACactacaataaaaaaattaaatttttagtttttttaacgttgtaattgttttaatattttttaaatttcattataatgAATGATTTTGgatcatgtatatattagaGTTTCATAAATGCATTTTTGCATTTAAGTAGaactatatgaaaaatatatgtttgagagttaagtaaatatacaacaatgctacatatataattttactaaagtgtgataatttatatttgaaataaaaaatggaaactTTTATTACACGTATGCTGTTCTAGTCtaaaataattgtttttttttttttatgatatatagaaaatgtgttattagtttaaaattaataacaaatgtgtctttttctgtatataatgtaaggaatataatatatttgttgtactgatatgtatgtatatatatatatatatatactaaagaataaacataatatttattatataacatatttttaatacgaaatatgttattagatatatttttaaaaatttttttaatgtactaatagttttttttgcatgatataaatataaagttatatagatacaataaaaatatatcataattaGGAATAAAtcaattataattatttaagaatTCTCAAATTATGTATCCTTTTAAGCTAATGAAtggttaaaataatatataattgttatattaattcatttttgaaaaaatgtattaaatgtttgctatattgaaattatataagtaaataaatgaaatatgcatattattatattattaaaagataaaattaatggattaaatataatcatatattaatatattttatgtataaattttattttttttttataatatataataatttaaaaatttttacttatatatataataattatattatctttaATGGTAacgaaaataattatatctttactattaatataataatgtgttggtatttttttatatatttatgctatttattatatttatacaaaaatatattaatttctaTGTTACTGTACTAAAATTGTatagaattataatattttataaaggaaatttctatttcttttatgtttataacACACGTTAAGTGaaataaaagttaaaaaatgaaattttttttttttattgtaattaaTAAGTAACTaatgatattttttgttgttaGATAAGTTTTATGAAGTTATCTTTAGataattgttttaattttattatgagGCATGATTAAATAAgtgaattatataatgtttcccatgaaaaattttgctcgttatattaatgaaaaagtttcatttattaaataagcttttttaaagatttaaatgataattattatataacattaatatacattttagtTATTACACTTTCTTACATttaaatagtatttttagtcaataaaattatgcatgcatatattttttttattttaaatgtacttTAAGAACGTAGAGAATATACGACTAGTGTATACGTATAATCAACATGTGTTGAATGAAAATATTGCTAATAAGAActttaataaagaaaaaatttttaatttaacatggcaagaatttttaatttgtattaatatttaagttaccattgaaaaaatattagagcTGCAGTTacacatattataattaaattataaaataaaatatatttattaaatattcattatgATCTGCAAATAAGCTTAATtgaatttaataaatgtactGCATCATTGAAaacgaaaatattttataacattattatttttataatattaataatatttaaatgaattttattattattgttcaagataaaaaatagaacatctaattatatttgattttgaaattttatatgatgtaaagtaatataaattttaatattaaattataagtaatatatttttaaaaaataaagtaaagtgtgatattatgataatttaatatgaaataagcaatttatattttagttgGGGAATGAGAATTGAagttaaaacattaaaattttatgatcGTAGTAATTgaagtatattttaaattttgttctATATGATTACataatctatttttttatatatgattcagtgtgaatttataaaaaataacataatcGCTACTCagtatatttaatgtaattcaataaataaaaataattagttCTCATATACATCTGAATAATATAaggtaattataaaataaagttgTTAAGTAcgaaacataattttaacttATGTGTATGAAAATACAATATTGCACTGTCTTATAAGTACTactataagaaataaaaaaaattaaaaagaatataaaaaaaatgaaaaattgaaagtTCAGTTCATATGCATACGTTAATGCACGCgagaaaaatttattcaattatatgtaatattatatatttattacgtAATCATTACTTAATCATGGTAATGTATATTCatgtttaaatataacatctaagaagtaaaattacttgaaatttaattacataataaattagatataatatatatataaaagaaagaaaatagcttatatattttaataaattctaAGTTTAATGTACGTAAAACATAAGTATTCAGAATCATTTTATAGTATaaggaatatatacatttaaaatgtatCTCATAATGCAATACAATATGCAaatttttactaattattaaaatagttTGAGGATTATCCTTATAAAAATGCATGTTTTGAATGAATCCAAATATATGGTGactatatattgaaatatagaaagtaaacaaaatatatacctATCTAACTCAtaaaataactatatataactaatgttatagaataataattttattttattaattaccgtgttattatttttgtaattcatTTATTGTAGCTTAAATGTAATCGTATCCTTTTTACTcttttgtttattaatttttttttaagaaactACTAAGTTTTtcatgtattattaaaaaaatattttgttcttattatatattaaacattttactcgtattttttataataatgaacaataatattaggatttacattattatatttactaaatGAATTTCCAAAAACAATATTAACTTGATAatgaatttctttttctttaaatattttagtcatagtatgtttttataaGGAACCAAGTAATTAACTATGAATTTGTCGAAcgtttttcataataaaaaataattaatgataattattgtggagattcttattattttattatatacattaacagaaaaaattatatatataaattttatttttagagaTATACagaatgaaatttttttgaagttattgttattacatGCAGAagattattaatttattttaggatatatttatttttatatacataaatataaatattaatttttgttttatgaatattttgtaaaaatattgtgaattaataaattgataatatattattgagtattattaaaatgtattacaaaaaataaacaatatgttttatatatttatgagaAAAGAATAACTATTATTGTTTAAACgttttatattatagaaattttcagaaattatgtaatacgaaaaaaaatatttagaataatatattatattttatgcatatattaatttaaatataattatttcggAATAACttatagttttttaaaatggaaaattgtttttttaaatattaatttttaattattattttatattaactacCCTCAATTATATGAGTGAACAACTATATGACAGAGTTTGTATAAATTAGCAAGACTagttcaatatatatttaaaatttataattaaaacattaatgcatattattatttagtctccacattatatatgtttgataTGATAAATAGaaacaatatttaaaaatatgtcgAAATAaatgcttttattttattttttcattattccaTATAATACGTTAATAGTTACTATAGTgttaaataattcatttttatattttggatatttaagttaaaatactaattatattattatattttgagatactttattataaaaaacataatgataaatattttaagttatttttttaaattaaatttttttatactatgCAATATATTATCCTCACATTTTAGTGagaatttatgaaaatatatgaaatgttgaaataaaattaaaatattgaaagTAGCATCCTTCTATATTTGGTGTATATTACAGCATTgctaattatttttcattctgaatatattcaaatattaagaaaatgtaTCATGGAGCAAAATTTtgtgaaatatttattaattaaaactgctgtatttatccttttattttGGATATGTCATTTTAACAATGACATGGtatgattatattatttaattatatttgtattttccatatttttcaaattttatatttattaattctttttttaagcaagatattgcatatttttttaaataacaaatatatattttttttttttgagccCTTATCAGAGATCCACATATGATAATagcaaatttattataaaattagatGTGAGTTTGTCTCGAATGATGGCGGCacataaaaaggaaaatcattcaaatattaaatgtataaagaaggaaatgaaaaataatggagaatacaaaaaaaaggaatcaTCTATTACTAACACGGCAATCAcagtaaaaaatagaaagctagacaaaatatattataaaaatttagttaGTTATATGGCAAATGCTGATTTTAAGtatttaagaaaaagtatgaaaaaaaaagtatttcaGATTTGTGTTTTAGCTAGCttccatatattatttggaatactattaattgttttagaaaaattaaattatttaaatgttttaaagtTATTTGATCCTTTACATTTATCAACTCTAGGATTTGTGATATTCATGTATATAGTTATACTaagtatgttttatttttacaaaaaatttcaaacATATACAAAGTTAACACGCATAAaagatgatatatataatacggCATATCCTTCTTTCCGTAAAGTAGTCTTTTATAAAGATTAATATCTATACGTTCccattttatatacacaaataataagtatacatttaattGCTTATATTTAAACGATACTTCTTCTCTTAGCTGACCATTTTGAtatgcaataaaaaaaataaacgctACTATTTGCTTTGTTGatttaaatgttataatttccttttctttgcttattacattatttttaatctttaataaattattttgttttacgtatatatttttgtatataactatatttttatgaaaaatactatatgtgcttaaaaattaatacagATAATAacagtttatattattttgttgaCATCATGTGTGAATTTTGTTTCTTACTGTAAAATATagtgttcataattttctatCTTGTATTCAACTAAATAAATGTTTGGTGAGGAAATTAAAATAGTGTATTATTTGTAtcaaattaaaagtaaatgTGTCTTTTgattaatatgaaaaatcaaGAAATTTGAATGTAGTTATATAGttataacttttattttgtttaaatgaacaaaacTAATTAATTATAGGTTCCATagagttaattttttatgtctaAATTGACATGTAATATAAAGATACTTTGTGTAagctaaaaataaattttcaaaaaggaAACCATtgaaacataataaattattttatgtgataattttaaaataatatatatggtaattacttttaattatttttttttttttttgatgtttttttattatgatgaaataatttgtttaattaatacttaatattttataaaagtataaaaaggcgtaaattatttttaggatattttatagtagtatataaatttaaacagcttttctctttttattaacaattttattgTGATATAAACtctaattttcttattaatattattaatatttacacattattattacatacattatatagttaatattactttctattatataatataacatacaattttttatttttagatgGATTTGAATGAGTTCGCTTaaagcatatatacataaaaaaagaccaaaatatttagtaaataaaatatcttattttacatatattagttCTACTTGTTACATGTATTTAATGaatcattaattttatgatGGTCTAATTTAgtaaagttttttttttttgattaacattatattgaataattatatataaaacagtATAAACTATgaatttgttaaatattttttagccATAGGAAATTGAGACATAAAATAGGTACCAATTATATACTAtagttaaatgaaaaatatgtcaCTGTAAGAAAAATTGCAGATGAATCCtgaaatgataaattttaataaaattattagcAGTAATAAAGTAATGGACAAGAAGAAATTTCTGTACAGTAAAGATCATTCTAAAAATGTTACTTAAAGAAacagtaatataataacattttgaatttaaatatatatgttatgacatcatattattttaaactaaattataaaataaaaaaagctaTACTCCACcgttatataatattaataacggtatatattagaaaaaacatGAACTACTATTATAAAGGTTTTAATTAAGATAAATGAATACTATAAATGATACcatattaaaaagatataaaaaaattaatggattaatatatacatatatatatattaattaaaatattttcctatatacaaaaaatacatatgaataaatatttataaattaaaccTATTAATGTGTGATATATCCTTTTATTCAATggaagaatatttatttagctaaaaattgaaatttttttatagatgATATTTCCATTTGGatgaaaatgtataattaattatgattgatataaatgtttttaataatcataacattaaaaataaaatttaggaGAAAAAGGAATGATCCTTAAAATGTCAAACCATATACTTGAcatgataatttaaaaactaTTGA
The window above is part of the Plasmodium malariae genome assembly, contig: PmUG01_00_25, whole genome shotgun sequence genome. Proteins encoded here:
- the PmUG01_00046400 gene encoding fam-l protein, with protein sequence MGKKQKTIIFINFLGFIFLSWICHFYIDVSMFNISLHNYCELKKILKIRNYRLLGKYKHNMDLNFICTKEEIPNIGLNNRKNICNNEESVKTKMKQSNGSSPGNTRCHKKHMKHKTCTFETKKYSHLERKIFKELDYQDFLKNNRTISDKLYKKIIIKKYRLRFALPLVLFFLFSLGLILDFSCNCGLRRGLYKLLSFSLSPLIMGNFHTYLKDNVDSFFKYSVPKSSGNGTTYFYITPFFDFLIYCVLCFIFGITLISGIIYYHNKVKKFDKIKYKKR
- the PmUG01_00046500 gene encoding Plasmodium exported protein, unknown function encodes the protein MEQNFVKYLLIKTAVFILLFWICHFNNDMRSTYDNSKFIIKLDVSLSRMMAAHKKENHSNIKCIKKEMKNNGEYKKKESSITNTAITVKNRKLDKIYYKNLVSYMANADFKYLRKSMKKKVFQICVLASFHILFGILLIVLEKLNYLNVLKLFDPLHLSTLGFVIFMYIVILSMFYFYKKFQTYTKLTRIKDDIYNTAYPSFRKVVFYKD